The Notolabrus celidotus isolate fNotCel1 chromosome 6, fNotCel1.pri, whole genome shotgun sequence nucleotide sequence CTGAGCAAATGCGAGGCATCCAGTTCACATGAACTTGACCAGATCAAAGCAGCTAAGACGGGATGGGCTGGCCGTCTGGAGGATGCCAGGAGGGTGCTGAGCCGCAAAGCCAAAGGATCTTCATCACCCTCATTTGTATCCTCAACGCCATGCCTTTTCTCCACAGCTCCCCCGCCACCCAAGAGGGCTCCTAGCACCACCCTGACACTGCGCTCAAAGTCCATGACAGCTGAGCTGGAAGAACTTGGTGAGTGCCAGAGCACTGGCATGCAAACTCTTTTactgtcttcctctttttctctcagaTTTCAGACTTTTCTTTATCATTAAAGCTTGCTGTGTCTCTAACTCTTAGAGTAGTCACTTCTGTTGGCTTGTTCTTGTCATTTTCCCTCCACTGCTGACTCAATCTTTTTCCCACCAAGCTTCTGCTCGTCGGAGAAGAGGAGGTGAGTCTGAGATAAGATATTGACACCCCTTTGAACATCATAAAGATGATTTATCACTGCTATGTCAATCTAAGCAGTTGATACATAGCAGAAcacttgaaaaatgttttttttttttgctccctgtctgtctctttaacTCTTACTTCTCATTACATAGTGGTTGATCAAGAAATACAGTGTAACTGTATTGAGATAATGCAATGATATTGAACAAAACCTTACCACATGACCTCACATTGTAGTGCATAGCTTCATATTAGGTATGCCTTTTTATCCCATGTtgtattctgtattgttttGGCAATGTCAGAAAAGATGACATATTTTCCTGGTATTATGCATCCGTATTTAGTGCTAGTTCTTTTCTTTCTCAACAGAGAGACTAGACGAGATGTTGGCATCCCAAGAGTCAATGTTGCGTTCTCAGCCCTTGGAGGCAGATTACAGAGCAGCCACTGTCAAACAAAGACCTACCAGCAGGAGAATAACACCAGCAGAGATCAGCGTGAGTGCACCTACACAAAGCGCTCTGGCAGACAGCATGTGCCACTTATCTGGCTTACAGTCAAACTCAATCTGAGAATCAAAAGCTACACCGCACTGTGTAATACTCTCTGCACTGCTGCTTTGTCACGGTGTTCTGTATCCAGTTTTTGTAAATCATATGGAGCCTGAAGGCATAAAACTGAATATTATTACAGGGTAAAttcttgatttttgttttgctgtagTCACTCTTTGAGAGACAAGGGATGACTCTACACGGAGCGCTTCACCCAGGCATTGAGAGAGGTCACATACCAGTACCAAAGGGGATGTCCAGGACCAAGTCTTTTGGTAAAACAATCACCCATCCTGTACATTTTCAAATCAGGTGAATGATAGTGTATCTTATATAAAATATGCTAATGAGCAATATCTGATATCCAGAGAATATTAGATGATGAAGCTTTATTCTTTCACACAAATTGCATCACTGCAGCAACAACATaacatatttaaaggtactAGTCTATATACTAGCATTGCATTACATACTCAAATGTGCGAATGAACTTTTTAGATATATATCAAAACAGATCTGCAGAACAAATGTTCAAGTGCAGGGCCTATCTCAGAAGTAGATCCACACATGTCTTATTTATAGTCCCTGTACTATTAAACAGTTTTCCTGTTTTCAGATGTTTAATGTACTTTAAATTAGTTGTAAAATGAGTATAAGTGTTTTACTAAAATACAGTTTATCTGGGTTTGAGACACCCAATTCATTATTAGATTTTCAGATGAAGCCTTCACAGTGTTATGTGTCATGAGGCAGCTGTGGACCTGCTTGGCTGATAAAAACAATTCTTCTTGCCTGAGATTATTTCCCGTCACCAGGTGATCTGTGTTCTCCCCTCTATCATCAGGTGCCACTGAGGAGGACCGACTGTCTGCCCTTGCAGCTGAGCACAGGTTCCCCCGCAGTTCCTCTATGACGGACAGCCTCAGAGACCACTCACAGCCCCATCCCATCCCTCCACCTCCACAAACGGCACCCCCCCCTCCTCCGTACTACCTAGACACTGGTCCTCcaccagccttctgtcccccTCCACCCCCGTCTAGGACACAGAGTCAGGGCCATGAGCCTGGAGGACGCTCCAGCTTCAAGCCCTCCTCCTTGGACTTGCCTTATGAGGCTGCTCAGCGGCAGGCCACACACATCGAGAGACAGAAGAAAGCCCGCTCTATGATCATTCTTCAGGACTCATCCCATCTACCTGTAGAACCCACGGATATTCCTCGTCCTTCTGCTGCTACTCCACCTGAGCGAATAAAAAGGAAGGGTAGGATTATTGACAACCCTTATGCTAATGTAGGTCAATTTAGCATTGGACTTTACACCCCCACCAAGCCCCAGAGGAAGAAAAGTCCCCTGGTGAAACAACTACAGGTAGGTTTCATGAAGGGGATACTTtggtttttattaattttttgcCTCAAATTCTCTGATGCGACACGTGGGTTTTTTTCTTGTCatgctgcaggtggaggatgCACAAGAAAAAGCAAGTTTGGCCTTAGCCGCTGTCCACTCCAGGGAGAGCTCACCCTCAGGACGACACCAACATACCCATGGGCACTCACACACCAGCCGTGCAGACTACtaccagcagcagctgatggcTGAGCGAGAGCGTTTGCGTGCCCAGGGAGAGATGATGTTTCAGGGTAAGGGCCCCTTTGCTGCTGCAATTGCAGGAGCAGTGAAAGATCGTGAGCGTCGCctggaagaaagaaggaaatccACTGTCTTCCTTTCTGTTGGGACCATGGAGGGGGCATCCATCACCAGCTCCGATTCCCCCTCTCTAACTCAGTCTCATTCCATCGATGAACGAATGCTAACTCGAGAGCTGGGGCAGCTGCCTCCCCCTGCCTTGGCCCTGAGCCCTTCACCCAGTGGGACCACCTTTATCCATCCACTTACAGGAAAGCCCCTGGACCCCAACTCTCCCCTGGCTCTTGCGCTGGCCGCAAGGGAGAGGGCACTGACCTCACAGAGCCAGTCCCCCACTGGCAGCCCAGAGCCGAGGACTAAACATGAGCGGGCAGGCCAGAGTGTTATGTTCATGGACCCTCAGACCAAAGAGTCTTTACATGGGGATGGTGCACACCCATCTCCTCCTTTTTCACCCAAAAGCGCCAAGGTAGTGGGGTATGGAGATGGATCCTCTCCAGCATCAATATTAGCTCCCCAGCCTACAAAACCACAATGGGCTTCATCTCCATCCTCTGTATCATTTAGACAGGAGATGGAGGCTCGagtagaggagaggaaggaggagaagagactAGAGGATAAAAAAAGCATGTTGATCAGTATTATGGACACGTCGCAGCAGAAAACAGCAGGGCTAATCATGGTCCATGCTACTAGTAATGGCCAGGCTGTTGGCGTAAGTTCAGAGGTAGAACAGACACCTGCCCTAACATCCACTGAGCCCAGCAAATCTCCAAGTCCACGGGCTAAATCACCAAGTCCAACAGTATCCCAGGCACAGCTTCAAGCCCAGCCTCAAACTCAGCGTCCAGCCAGTCCAGCCCAAGAGAAGAGTCTGGCTCAGGGAAGCTCAGAGGAGGATGTGGACCCGTACACAGTGACCCTACCCCCTGCAATGTTGTCGTCCAGTGATGAGGAAACAAGAGAGGAGCTGCGTAAGATTGGAGTTGTTCCACCACCAGATGAGTTTGCTAATGGGCTGCTGGCCCAGGCACAGGTAACACCAGTGTCTTCACCCAAACCTGCCTCCTCTCCAACCACCCCTACAACACCAACACCCCAAACCCCCTCAACCCCAATCACTCCGACCGTGACCCCAACACAACCTCAGCCTCCCCAGCCCCCACCTCCACCCAGTGCAGCAGCTGTCTCAGGGAAGCCCTCTGAACCTCTGGAGCCCCCACAGGTGGGCGAGTCTTGCTCTGCAGCTGACTCAGGTGTGGAGGAGGCTGACACCCGCAGCTCAAGCGACAGAGAGCGAGACCACCACCTCGAGACCACCAGCACAGTCTCTACGGTTTCCAGCATGTCCACATTGTCCTCAGAAAGCGGCGAGCCTGCCGACACACACACCACGCACACCTCTTATGCCGATGGGCAGACTTTTGTGCTCGACAAGCCGCCAGTGCCTCCTAAGCCTCGACTTAAGTCCCAGATAGGAGGCGGTAAAGGCCCCGTCACCTTCAGGGACCCTCTGCTGAAGCAGAGCTCCGACAGTGAACTGCTATCACAGCAACAAGCTGCTGCCCTGgctgctgcagctggaggagCCGGGCTGCCCTCAGGTGGTTCAGCCTCAGTGACTGGACTAGCTCCCACCAAGCCACGATACCTCTTCCAGCGGAGGTCCAAGCTGTGGGGGGATCCAGTGGAGCCTCGTGGGCCGGGAGTAGGGTTAGGTATTGGAAGTTTGGGAAATCTTGGTGGACTGGGGTTGGGGCTGGGTGCAGACGAAGGAACAAAACCATCTGTTATGGGGGAGCTCAGTTCACGACTACAGCAGCTAAATAAAGACACTAGGTCATTGGGAGAGGAACCACTGGGAGCATCACTTGACCCTGGGAGGAAGTCTCCAGTGGCAGGTGCCAGGTAAGAGAAAAGCCAGTGCAAACCAAATTGCTATAtttgaaataatgatttcattttaatcacATGGTGGCAGAGGTATCAGAGTTAATAAACCAAAGAAAATCTAATGCGCAGTCTGAGAGAGAAGAATcatacatacttaaaaatatgTGTGAGGCATAGACTTTATTTTTCTAGttcatcagcatctaaccttaCTCTTGATAATCCACATCTATATCTACAGTGGATAATCCCCTATGATTTAGGATTTATGTAATAAACCTGCTTGAAAAGGGATTGCGAACacagaatatttaatttgtTCAAAAGTTAACTAATTGCTGTCTGCAGCTGTCTATaactgtttcatattttggtcCAAAAAGAATTAGAGTTTACATAGAAAGAAGTACGCAGaaagattcaaaataaaagataacttaatttttctttctgtgaaGATTTCGTTTTACtcaattttaaaatgtgcaaatgaTGACATATTTAAGCGAGTCCACTGTGCATGAAGGAAATAATGAGATCAGAGGTAACTAGCAATGCCTCCATTAGCTCTTCCGGTAAGTATTCTTTTTAGACAGCTACACTAGGGTTTTCTGAAGCATCTGATGTACAGTgctgcctttttgtttttgatctgTGGGTTTCTTTTTCTAACACCATCAGTACAATAAAGTCCTTTATTATTTCTGCAGATGTGAGGACACCGAAGAAAGTAAACCTTAAGGTTATAGCTCCTAGGGTAaacatattctttttttaacttattttttccTAACAAGCCTATCAACTAATCCAACTTTAAGAGaacaatcattttatttatttatttatttatttatttatttatttatttatttatttttctcttaaaaTAATGTGTTTCCTTGTTTGCATCACCTGATTTCTAAAACTGCAAATCTTACTTAATTAAATAACTTTGAGGTAGTGTTAATCTGTAAGTTACtagttatatgtgtgtgtgagcttgcaAAGCTATCATTGTGAGAACAAAGTCAAGTTAAACTTTCCAAGAGAGGACATTTTGGGAGGACATCCCGGACAATTTTATTTACAAATTTTTCGAAATAAGTTATTAGTTTAAAGTCAATGTTATATTGATTTTCagtaagggttaggtttaaaaCAATCACGTTAATAGGGGGTGTTTAAATTGTAGGCCCTGGCAAAGTAAGGGGTTGGCGCTAGGCATCTGGTTCTTATGGTTGAGCTTGTGTTAAGGGGTAGAAAGTTAACATCAGTGATGGTCCCTTAGTGTAGAAgtacaagtgtgtgtgcagtggaTTAATGTTGGTGCAAACAGGGTAACAAAGCTTGGAGGCATGCTTTCCTGAAAGCCTCTCCTCATCTCTAACACACACCCCCACTGTTGGGTTAGCACTTACGCCCTTGCTAGTTACCACCCCTCCAGCCTATCCTTCAGCTTTTCCTTGAGTCCTTGttcaaatagaaaataatacatCCACTGCTTGTATCTGCCATCACTGATATGAAGTTGATAAGACCAGAAACTGTTGTTTTTCGTCTTATCTTCATCCTCCATCCTACTGTGATATCAGTGATAATCCTCAGAGTTTGAAGGATGTATTTTCACAGGTATTTGAACATGACTGAACTATAATGGTGTGCCATGTTAAAACCATCCCCCAATGATCTCTGCATCAACAGTCATGTCAATGACGACACTACTTTTTCTGAAGTTCTGAGGTGTCACGTGGAAGAACTAAGAAATAAATGGCGATGTCTCTTTTTGATCTACTTGTTTTCCTTGTATATCGAATGAGGTtagatgttgtttttatggCTTAGCAGGTCTGAATCTTACATCGGATGTTTGAAGAACAAATAATGTTGTTTCGATTGTTCTTTGCAGTTTTATGCGGCTTTAAGTGATGTTAATTTTGGCTTCCAAAAACAGCAGGAGTAAGCAGGGAGTCCTCAGATGCAGCGTGtcctttcatttattcatctcaTTTCTGTTTATGTGAATAAAGTGGGCTGGAAAAgtcctttattttctctgaagTCCACTGTTGATCAAGAAGAGCTGAATGATTTGAAGAGGCGAGCCAAGTTTTGGGAGATGTAAGAACAGGTTTTAGATTTGTCACAGTCCCCCTATTGTATTAACATCAACAAGAACAGCCGACCAACTCGAAACAACATGAACTACAGTGCATCATTGCACTTTTTTCCATCCAAGGAAATTAGTTCAAATCTACCTTAAGAAACTTTTGCACTTCTCGTAACCACATCTGGCCCCCGTCATGGGAGTGATGGTGTAGTTTTGTGTTGACAGAAGTCTGCTGCCCTCCTTGTTGTTGCTTCGGGACATCTTGGATGGATTTTCCTCCTGTACCTCCATAAATGTagtgctttaaaaatgaaacaattcTGTAAgcatagttttttttatctgttgtaATAGCCTCATATGCATATTCTGTGCTCCTTTTACCAGTGTTGTGCTATTATAAGTCAGTATTGTCTGTTACCAAAATAATTTGGGGTGAAAAGCTCATTCATCCTTATTATTTAAGACTTTGCACTCCCTGTTTGACCATAAAAGAAATCTGAAAGTCACTATGTGACAGTGAGCCAAAGTCACCATCATACCAATTCATCTTTGATATGTTCCTCATTAACAACATGACCTGTAGATGGAAGAGCTGACCATGATATCAAGTACAGCATATCATGTAACACCCTCTTCTGGCTGGGCTCATCCTTCTCTGAGAACAGCAATCAAAGTCATCCTTACCACACCCATCCTGACTGTTGATTGCTCTCGGCTGCGACTAATATGATCATGCACAccattatttttctctctctctctttgcatttGTTTCTCCTCACCCTCTGCATAGGCACCCCAGCACCTTTAATTAATAACTCCATCACTTATAGCATCCACTGTGCTCCCCATTTAAATCTACACATGCTGCAGTGTCTTGTCTCTGTTGTATCCACCATGTTCACATGCTGTGCATCATAGCTTTGGGTGGTTTAGACACCTGTGAttctcattttgtttcatttgtgcCCTTTGgttttctgttcttctgttcttctgtaATTTGcataactttgttttgtttttcagtgattGTGTTGAGGATGGCCATGATCCCTGACTGTCATGCTTATTGGACTCTGTAGGTTCCTAAAATGATGCCAAAACAGAAAATTCGGCAATTTGTATTTTTGatgagaaaacacaacacagattaAAATTGAATGCAGTGTAGTAAATACAAGTGTCAAATAATATCTAATGCCTGCACATTACCTATGTAAATCTATGTTTGCCATCAAATATACAATGAATTTGGTAGTTACAGTTAGATACAACCCCCCCCAAAAAGTCAAGGGACATGTGCCTGcctttagtttgtttatttatttgttgtttgttttcctttgtttgtgCAGTGTTTTATATGTGAATAGTGTGCTCATTTCTCTCATGTAGCCCACTGGTCAGACCTTCAGTGCTGAAGCCTACTGTGCTGTCTGTCATGTTATAGACTTATAGAAAGTCCATcgcatcacatgcacacacataaatacatatactCAGCCACACTCCTAcactaacacaaacaaacacacacaaacacacacacatgcacacatacacaaagcaGAGACAGCAGAGTTGGCTGATGCCGACTCTAAGTCTGGTCGGCTGGCTGCGTCTCATGGAGTGATGCTAACATTCTCTCccattgctctctctctgctcacctTGCATGCTCCGCCCTGCTGCTCTGATCTGATTGGTCTAGAACTGACTGTGCGCCCAGGAGGGCAGGACGACTGTGTAAGTGCGCATGGAGCTCATCTCATACCTGTCGGCTCCTTGTAGTCTGATCATTTTTCCAGCCTGTGCGCTGTCTAGCTACCTTTGTTCCATTGTACTCTGTAGTTCAAACCTCATCCATTTCTAAGTATCAAAATACATGCAGGAGAGGGAAAACATGTGCCAAACCTATACATAAGAATCACTAACAATGCATGATTAAACCTGAAACCATTGGACAAACTCTTTTACATATAGACCGCCTTCCTCTTCATCCGGCTTGTACCAAGCTATTTTCACCCTTAGTCCTTAAtccatctctcttctccttctttacCATGCTCTCCTTTATTAGATCAATAGTAAACTAATAAGCTAATCAAGCACTTGAACTTTCACAAATTTGCTTACTTTCAATTTACAAGAGAGGGTCAAAGGCAGAAAGTTAGATAAAGCAGCAATTAAGAAACTTGAGTGAGTGTTTCTTCAGTCTCAGAATTATTGCCAGTTTGAGTTTGTACTACCTGTGATTCAGTTTACTTTGTGTGTAGATTACATTCCCTAAATGGTAGACTTCCTGAAGTGAGTTAAGTTTTAGCTGTGCTTTAAAGGTAAATAACAACATAATCTGATCAAGAGAGCCAAGCTTTGTAAAAGGTGTACTCCAGCTATAAACATAAGTTgagagacataaaaaaaagtcaccTCTGTTTTGATTATACATCATTATTTGTAAGAAAACACAGCATATAGCTCTGTACCATGCAAAGCTGAAAAGCAAGCATAAAAGTCAAatgtatacatgtgtgtatgtgtgtgtgtagtggggTGAGGGTTGTTTGGATATTTGTGTGTGGGTTCAGTGCTTTAGGTTTTTTGCTATCTGTCATTTTTATGTAAGAAATCTTGTTCTGTCTGATTTTGTAACTCAAATCTAATTCTAAATCTTTTGCTTTTTGTGGGTCATTTCAGGGAAGTGTTTCAAATGCCTTTGCTGGAAAAAGTTGCTTTTAAACTACTTTGTCAGAGTGAAAACACTTTCAGTAATGGTATTATCTTGACATAGTACTCTCTACTTCCAGACAAATATTTCATTGTtaagttattgttttttgtgGAATAGTGATCTgacttaaaaagaaactaaaaatacTCACAACTGATGAGTGCAGCTTGCTGCTTTGTAGTTGCTGTGATGTAAGACTATCCCAGTTTAACTATCTTTAACCTGAAGCTTACAGTAACTTAAACTTAAGAAAATGTTTTAGCGTTTTAGATAAGTCTTAATTTCTTCTTTACTCTTACTTTGTCCCCTTCTTCTTCCCTATTAACCCTCTCTTTTTGTTTATCTCCACCAGACTTTTCAGCAGCCTAGGCGAGCTCCACACCATTTCTCAGAGAAGTTATGGCACCACATTCACCATCCGACCCGGTAGCCGTTACCCAATGACCCGACGAGCCCCAAGCCCAGGTTCAGGTTCACCTGACCGGGGCGACCCTCTCGGACGTTTCTCAGGCTTTGGCCTACCAACCTCACCGACTACACCGCCACAAACCATCCTCAAATCCTCCAGCCTCAGCCTTCCCCAGGAGCCTAAAGAAGTCCGCTTTGTAATGAGGAGCTCCAGTGCCCGTTCTCGTTCTCGCTCTCCATCTCCGTCACCTTCCCATTCTCCAGGGCTGGGGTCTCCGCTTTTAGCCCTCCGACCCTTCCACCAGAAACCCCTCCACCTTTGGAACAAGTATGACGTGGGAGACTGGCTAGAGAGCATCAATTTGGGGGAGCACAGAGCAGGGTTTCAGGACCATGAGATTGAAGGCTCTCACCTCCCAGCTCTAACTAAGGATGACTTTGCGGAGCTAGGAGTGACACGCGTTGGACACCGCATGAACATTGAACGAGCACTAAAACTCCTGCTAGAGAGCTGACCCCTGCCCTGAGCCACAACAACACCTGGAGAAATGAAGACCTGCAAGATAAAGAGCTGATAGAAGAGGAACAGGGAATAGGGACCACTCCTCTTTTACTCTGGCTGCTTTCATGTTCTGCATCACAAATGTTTACTTGTGGTCCTTAGCCACACATTTTGTTCCTGTTCTGCATTAATACCCTGCACTTGGCACTGCACTGAAGAGGAGGAATCAATCCATTCGTCCCTCTCCACTCAACCCGTGGTGTATGGCCACCTCCTGGCCTTCATCCAATGAGATAAGACCTCAAAATGTGCTCTTGCAGAAAAGAATGGCATGAGCTccaattaaaacatttgatttgtgaAAGCTTCAGTTATTCCCTGAATAACACCCACATGGTCTCCCTCACtattccctcctctcctctctacctCTACCCCTCCATCTCTTAGGCCCCTGGAAGCCTTTTTGCAGTACGagtaaaggaggaggaggaggattttgttCTAAACAGAAAGCTCAGTTGCCTTTCAAAATATTTATACAGAGATCATCAATGATGAACACAGGACTATAGACATAGAGTTGACACAGCACTGAACAGGTGTGTCTTCTCTATacctgctgttgtttttaaaccGAAGACTTTCGAGCCCAGAGATGGAGCTCCACAAAGTAAACCATTGGAGAAACCCCTCCGCCTTGGTATCTAGACTGTGCTATCTATTATATTTGGAGAATGTTTAACCAACACTCGTGGCTTTTTTCATAATCAATTTTTTGGTTTTCCAAAGGGAATATTATATAAAGGTATtataaaatattatatatatatgtattgaaATATAGCTTTCAGAAGAAAAGACAATGTTGCAAAGAGGAAATGTAATAAATTAATCTGCGCCTGTTTTTGGTTTTTAGTATAGAAGGCAGAGAAATCTTTAAATTTATTCCACCAATAGTTTACTCATTTCTACcaattatatatacatatataaatatatatatttgaaatttgaaaaaagtatATAGATATGGAAATGAAAGTTTTTGTCATAGGTATACAGTTTTACTTACGCTCACCTTTTTTTGAAACGTAGCATGAAGCATCATGTCTTTGACAGagagtgtgttgtttgtttttattttcttacggTCTTCCTTCATACTAAAGGGCATCCCGTAATGTGAGGCTGAGACCCCAGCTGACTCCCATCCCTTCTGGTCCAGCTACATATACCCTGACCTGGTTCGGACTCTGCTTTATCCTCAGAAACACAGTAAAAACCACAGATTGAAAAAGTTACTTGGTAAAAGTAATTCTTCATCTTTTGCCTGTTAATCACTCAGGGATGGAAGTTTGAGGCACTAGCATGGAGATGTTGTCGGCTGTTTTCATACTATCCTTTTTAGATGCTTGCCTGTGAGGACAATTAATCACCACAGTTTGAAAAAATTTAGAGGGCTAGTAAAATTTCCATCCCTGCAACCCCTGATGGTTCCCCTCATACCAGGCCAAGTGAAGTGGGAGGTGGAGGTTTAAAGAAAAAACTATGGGATTTTTCTCATAACCAGGGCCCAGTTGGTTAAGAGCAACTTAGTCTGATTAGATTGGATGACATCCTATTCttgttcaaaagaaaaaaaggattcTGAAATCCACTTGGATTAGGTAATCCATAACATTAAACTGATCCCAGCAGACAGTCAGATTCAGGCTAGATTCCAGCAACAAAAGGAGTCTAAACTTTTAAATTGTCAAACTGTATAGgttttttaattgtttcatCGATATGGGGTCATTAAGGACATcagcattgtaaaaaaaaaaacggggggattttttttacttaattcACCAATTAGCTATAAAATTAGATATgacatatttcatttaaatccaACTGTGAGGTACTGTCCTTTTGTGGGGACTATGGTGGCCCTATAA carries:
- the shank3a gene encoding SH3 and multiple ankyrin repeat domains protein 3, with the protein product MPLRSAAGKHEPPSPPRQDQQQQHTHTHTHTLTHPYTHAANGSQGGSTDSGSSQEEDSGVPIPIGVPAFRPGAEWSRSARAPMEEPTGNTVVIRIGIPDLQQTKCMKFNVDAPIWLSKQRILCTLNQSLKDVLNYGLFQPAYNGKAGKFLDEERQLREYPFPSVAPVPYLEFRYKRRVYTQTHLDEKQLSKLHTKANLKKFMEYVQQRSTEKVSRFLDKGLDPNFHDPDTGECPLTLAAQLEGCADLIKVLKCGGAHLDFRTKDGITSLHKAVRSKNHTALITLLDLGASPDYKDSRGLTPLYHSSMVGGDPYCCELLLHDHAQVGCVDENGWQEIHQACRYGHVQHLEHLLFYGADMSGQNASGNTALHVCALYNQDSCARVLLFRGANKEIKNYNSQTAFQVAIIAGNFDLAEIIKVHKASDVVPFRETPSYTNRRRVMTGPLPSPRSLLRSASDNNLNGDHDHIQTPREIRGRQGHSPVPSLRSLPAFGQQHSSLGESRHGDIHDSSLQSTGSSRSSHSRSPSLHHLHEEEKPVPRRSHSYGYPHGHGHRGRLSPGSVQRDPSPPHHTPPALTGPRGPKRKLYSAVPGRTFIVVKPYTPQGEGEIQLNRGERVKVLSIGEGGFWEGTVKGRTGWFPADYVEEVQMRQFDPRLETREDRTKRLFRHYTVGSYDNFTSYSDYIIEEKNAVLQKKENEGFGFVLRGAKAETPIEEFTPTPAFPALQYLESVDVEGVAWRAGLRTGDFLIEVNGVNVVKVGHKQVVSLIRQGGNRLLMKVVSVSRKPETEEVVRKKAPPPPKRAPSTTLTLRSKSMTAELEELASARRRRGERLDEMLASQESMLRSQPLEADYRAATVKQRPTSRRITPAEISSLFERQGMTLHGALHPGIERGHIPVPKGMSRTKSFGATEEDRLSALAAEHRFPRSSSMTDSLRDHSQPHPIPPPPQTAPPPPPYYLDTGPPPAFCPPPPPSRTQSQGHEPGGRSSFKPSSLDLPYEAAQRQATHIERQKKARSMIILQDSSHLPVEPTDIPRPSAATPPERIKRKGRIIDNPYANVGQFSIGLYTPTKPQRKKSPLVKQLQVEDAQEKASLALAAVHSRESSPSGRHQHTHGHSHTSRADYYQQQLMAERERLRAQGEMMFQGKGPFAAAIAGAVKDRERRLEERRKSTVFLSVGTMEGASITSSDSPSLTQSHSIDERMLTRELGQLPPPALALSPSPSGTTFIHPLTGKPLDPNSPLALALAARERALTSQSQSPTGSPEPRTKHERAGQSVMFMDPQTKESLHGDGAHPSPPFSPKSAKVVGYGDGSSPASILAPQPTKPQWASSPSSVSFRQEMEARVEERKEEKRLEDKKSMLISIMDTSQQKTAGLIMVHATSNGQAVGVSSEVEQTPALTSTEPSKSPSPRAKSPSPTVSQAQLQAQPQTQRPASPAQEKSLAQGSSEEDVDPYTVTLPPAMLSSSDEETREELRKIGVVPPPDEFANGLLAQAQVTPVSSPKPASSPTTPTTPTPQTPSTPITPTVTPTQPQPPQPPPPPSAAAVSGKPSEPLEPPQVGESCSAADSGVEEADTRSSSDRERDHHLETTSTVSTVSSMSTLSSESGEPADTHTTHTSYADGQTFVLDKPPVPPKPRLKSQIGGGKGPVTFRDPLLKQSSDSELLSQQQAAALAAAAGGAGLPSGGSASVTGLAPTKPRYLFQRRSKLWGDPVEPRGPGVGLGIGSLGNLGGLGLGLGADEGTKPSVMGELSSRLQQLNKDTRSLGEEPLGASLDPGRKSPVAGARLFSSLGELHTISQRSYGTTFTIRPGSRYPMTRRAPSPGSGSPDRGDPLGRFSGFGLPTSPTTPPQTILKSSSLSLPQEPKEVRFVMRSSSARSRSRSPSPSPSHSPGLGSPLLALRPFHQKPLHLWNKYDVGDWLESINLGEHRAGFQDHEIEGSHLPALTKDDFAELGVTRVGHRMNIERALKLLLES